Genomic segment of Saccharomyces cerevisiae S288C chromosome XV, complete sequence:
GGCCGGCGATGTCTTTAACCTTATGGGTGCCGTTATGCAACATCTTTTGTCTACCATGATCATTCTTGCTGCTTACTATACGGTGGCAGATATCATTTTACTAGGTCAATGTCTATGGTACGATAATGAGGAAAAACCAGCAGTAGACCCTATTCATCTCTCCCCTGCCAATCCAATAAACGAAAACGTTCTGCACGATGTGTTCAATGAACAACAACCGCTTTTGAATTCCCAAGGTCAGCCAAATCgtattgatgaagaaatggCTGCTCCTTCATCCGACGGAAACGCTGGTGATGATAATCTCCGTGAAGtcaattcaagaaatttgataaaagaCATATTTATTGTTAGTGGTGTAGTTTTTGTAGGTTTCATCTCGTGGTATGTAACCTACTGCGTAAACTACACGCAACCTCCTCCCGTGGAGGATCCATCACTGCCTGTTCCCGAACTGCAGATCAATTGGATGGCTCAGATATTCGGTTACTTAAGTGCCCTTTTGTATCTGGGTTCAAGAATTCCTCAGATATTACTGAATTTTAAGAGAAAGTCTTGTGAAGGTATCAGTTTCctattctttttgttcGCCTGTTTGGGTAATACCacatttattttctctgTGATTGTCATTTCTTTAGACTGGAAGTATCTAATTATGAATGCTTCCTGGTTGGTTGGAAGCATAGGTACTTTATTCATGGATTTCGTCATATTTTCCCagtttttcatttacaaaagaaataaaaaatttatactGAATTAACATGTTCTATCtaatatttatttaacATATTTTTGACCTCacaaactttttttttttttctctctgtcattgacatttttttaatgtcacaaaaagaaaaattaaatgtattataaaatttcatttaaaTAGGAAAAAACCCGTGATTACTAAAGGCATATTAAAGATCTATTAAAGATCTATTAAAGCTTTCTGCTACCAGTATGgataatattttaaagGCATCAAATATGGAAGGGACTTCAACAATGACAGTTACCTCGCGTAGTTCTGAAGACTCTAGTTGTATCTCAAATCATGAACAAGATACCGATACACATAAGGACGGCGACACAAGTGGTCTGGAAAACAGTAAAATTTCGAAGAGAAAGTGGATGAAAGAGTTTTTTAAACTTTCCAAATCTCCAGCTTCCAAAAGCAGCCGGAGTATAGGTTCCATGAAAAGTAACCAGAGCCTCGTTTCAATGAAAAGTAGTGACGATGGCAACAGTTATAAAAATGATTACTCTTCTATCTGTGGTAACAGCCTTCCATCTGCAGGCTTGAGTCGTTCGAATAGTgtgaaagaattaaaattaGATTCAACTGGAAGTCAGagatcaaaaaataatgttGCCATGTTAGCACGTTCTTCTACAACATCTCAGACAACgtgctcttcttcttcatcatcatcttcttaTAACTCTATAaaaggaaatgaaaatgatattttattgCAGAATAACAATCACTTTAGGCATAACAAAGAAATTCCTCAAAGTAAAGGGAGCTCCAACATTAACACCGCATCGATTATGAGCCAATACAATGTCGATACGCAAGCAACCGCTATAATGAGCGATATGCAAAAGCAATACGACTCGCAACAGATGACATCACCATTTGTAAACGAAGACTTGCATTTCGATCCAAATGGTGAAGTTTCACACGTAATAAAAgcaatttttaaagaaattggtTATAAATACGATGATTTCAGTGATATTCCtgtttttcaattaatGCAAGAAATGTATCAACtagtgaagaagaattccAGCGCTAGAAGAACAAAGATAACAGACTATGCCTCTAAacttaaagaaaaagaagcgCAATTAAAAAGTCAAAAtgacaaaattttgaagttaGAAACAACAAACAAGGCCTACAAAACTAAATACAAGGAGGTCTCTCtggaaaataagaaaataaaagaggCTTTCAAAGAACTAGACAATGAGTCATACAATCACGATGAGGAattactaaaaaaatacaaatataCTAGGGAAACCTTAGATAGGGTCAATAGAGAACAGCAATTAATCATTGATCAAAACgagtttttgaagaaaagtgTCAATGAACTACAAAATGAGGTTAATGCTACCAACTTCAAGTTCTCTttatttaaagaaaaatatgcaAAATTAGCTGATAGCATCACTGAATTGAATACCTCTacgaaaaaaagagaggcCCTGGGAGAAAACTTAACTTTTGAATGCAatgaattaaaagaaatatgtttgaaatacaaaaaaaacatcgaaaatatatcaaatacCAATAagaatttacaaaattcgttcaaaaatgaaaggaaaaaagttttAGATTTGAGAAATGAGagaaatttgttgaaaaaggaaatacTGTTGATTGAATGTCATGGTTCATATTCTCTACTCCTTGTATCTAATATTCTGACATGTTATCGGTTCTTACTGCCAAGTGATACTATTATTGAAACTGAAAGCTTAATTAAGGAGCTACTCAACATGAATAATTCACTTTCGAACCATGTGTCTTCTTCTGACGAGCCTCCAGCGGAGTACTCGAAAAGATTAGAATTAAAATGTGTAGAGTTTGAGGAAAAGTTACTTTATTTCTATCAAGAACTTGTgacgaagaaaattatAGACGTCATTTACAAGTGCTTTATTAATTATTACAAGAAAAGTAGGCAAACTGACCAAAAATCCAATCAGAACTCCAGCACTCCGTATAAACAAAGCCAAAGACAAGTTCCGCACTCCATCAAGTGAACCTCAACAGCTACACATTCTTTTATAATCCTTAATATtctatatatacatatatgaaaaaatagaaaacgCGAAAActtgtcattttttttttaggcgtttttataatatactgaaaataaaaagaggCTCTTTAAATGTTGACACTCTACTCCAATATCAACTGTAAAAAATCTCTTTATCTGCTGACCTAACATCAAAATCCTCAGATTAAAAGTATGTCCTCCACTAGGCCAGAGCTAAAATTCTCTGATGTATCAGAGGAGAGAAACTTCTATAAGAAGTATACAGGGTTGCCGAAGAAACCATTAAAAACCATTAGATTAGTGGATAAAGGCGACTATTACACAGTTATAGGTTCAGATGCGATATTTGTGGCAGATTCAGTCTATCATACTCAATCTGTTTTAAAGAACTGCCAATTGGACCCTGTAACGGCAAAGAACTTCCATGAACCAACTAAATATGTTACTGTTTCGCTACAAGTTCTTGCCACTCTGCTGAAGTTATGTTTGTTGGATCTGGGATATAAAGTTGAGATATACGATAAGGGTTggaaattaataaaaagcGCATCTCCAGGGAACATTGAGCAAGTTAATGAGCTAATGAATATGAATATTGATTCGAGTATCATCATTGCAAGTTTGAAAGTTCAATGGAATTCCCAAGATGGAAACTGCATTATTGGAGTTGCTTTCATTGATACCACTGCATACAAGGTGGGAATGCTTGATATTGTCGATAATGAAGTGTATTCCAACCTAGAGAGTTTCTTGATTCAATTGGGTGTAAAGGAATGTTTGGTGCAGGACTTGacatcaaattcaaactCCAATGCTGAAATGCAGAAAGTAATAAATGTAATTGATCGCTGTGGGTGCGTCGTTacattattgaaaaactcagaattttctgaaaaagaTGTCGAACTGGATTTAACCAAGTTACTGGGCGATGATTTGGCATTATCGTTACCACAAAAATACTCTAAATTATCTATGGGTGCATGCAATGCATTGATTGGATATTTACAATTGCTCTCAGAGCAAGATCAAGTAGGCAAGTATGAATTAGTTGAACATAAATTAAAGGAGTTTATGAAGTTGGATGCCTCCGCTATTAAAGCCCTTAATTTATTCCCACAAGGACCACAAAATCCATTTGGTAGCAACAATTTAGCTGTATCTGGATTTACGAGTGCTGGTAATTCTGGTAAAGTAACTTCTCTTTTCCAGTTACTGAATCATTGCAAAACAAATGCTGGTGTTCGGCTTTTAAATGAATGGTTGAAGCAACCACTGACCAATATTGACGAAATTAATAAAAGACATGATTTAGTCGACTATCTAATTGACCAAATCGAGTTAAGACAGATGTTGACTTCTGAATATTTACCCATGATTCCAGATATTCGTAGATTGACtaagaaattaaataaaagagGAAACTTAGAGGATGTCTTGAAAATTTACCAATTCAGTAAAAGAATACCAGAAATTGTTCAAGTTTTCACTTCGTTCTTGGAGGACGACAGCCCCACTGAACCAGTAAACGAACTGGTCCGCTCCGTTTGGCTAGCTCCTTTAAGCCACCACGTTGAACCTTTGTCCAAATTCGAAGAAATGGTTGAAACAACGGTTGATTTGGATGcttatgaagaaaataacgaATTTATGATTAAAGTTGAGTTTAATGAGGAATTAGGAAAGATAAGAAGTAAACTGGATACGTTGCGTGATGAAATTCATTCAATCCATCTTGATTCTGCTGAAGATCTAGGATTCGATCCGGACAAAAAACTGAAGTTGGAGAACCATCATCTGCATGGTTGGTGTATGAGGTTGACACGTAATGACGCCAAGGAGTTACGTAAACATAAGAAGTACATTGAGTTGTCGACAGTAAAAGCtggtatattttttagtacCAAACAATTAAAGTCAATCGCCAATGAAACcaatattcttcaaaaggaGTACGACAAGCAACAATCGGCTCTGGTTAGAGAAATTATAAATATTACATTAACGTACACAccagtttttgaaaaactatCCTTAGTCTTAGCGCATTTAGATGTGATTGCCTCTTTTGCTCATACTTCCTCGTATGCTCCTATACCATACATTAGACCCAAGTTGCATCCCATGGATTCGGAAAGAAGAACTCACCTAATAAGCTCCCGTCATCCAGTACTGGAAATGCAAGACGATATAAGCTTTATATCTAATGATGTCACATTAGAGAGTGGAAAGGGCGACTTTTTAATCATAACTGGACCAAACATGGGAGGTAAATCTACTTACATCAGACAGGTTGGTGTGATTTCTTTAATGGCCCAAATTGGTTGTTTCGTACCTTGtgaagaagctgaaataGCCATAGTAGATGCAATTCTTTGCAGGGTCGGGGCAGGAGATTCCCAATTGAAAGGTGTTTCCACATTTATGGTTGAAATATTGGAAACTGCTTCTATACTAAAGAATGCGAGTAAGAATTCTTTGATTATTGTAGATGAACTAGGGCGTGGTACTAGTACATATGATGGTTTTGGTCTAGCTTGGGCAATTGCTGAACATATCGCAAGTAAGATTGGATGTTTCGCTTTGTTTGCAACTCACTTTCATGAATTGACAGAATTGTCTGAAAAATTGCCCAATGTCAAGAATATGCATGTTGTTGCACATATcgagaaaaatttaaaagaacaaaaacatGACGATGAGGACATCACGTTGTTATACAAAGTTGAGCCTGGTATTTCAGATCAGTCTTTTGGTATTCATGTTGCAGAAGTTGTTCAATTTccagaaaaaattgttaaaATGGCTAAACGTAAAGCCAATGAATTGGACGATCTAAAAACtaataatgaagatttgaaaaaagctAAGCTATCATTACAGGAAGTTAACGAAGGTAATATTCGTTTGAAGGCTTTACTGAAAGAGTGGATTAGAAAAGTGAAGGAGGAGGGTTTACATGACCCAAGCAAAATTACTGAAGAAGCTTCCCAGCATAAAATACAAGAGCTATTGCGTGCTATAGCAAATGAAccagaaaaggaaaacgaTAATTACCtgaaatatataaaagCCTTGTTGTTATAATTAATATTACAACGACATCTTAAGTGAGAATCGATAGATAATATATAGATACAAATAGTACATATAATATGCATTgggaaagaatttttattttttacaatCTTTGTAGACAAGGTACAGTTTATTCATAATCCCTAAAAGTGTTCACGAAAGAATAATCTCTGTCATAGATCAATTTTCCTAAAGGCAATAAGGCTCTAAAAGCTTCGAAATCTTCCTTTATTCCACTGTCACTATTAAAATTAGAATTTTCAGGGGTCTCTAGACCACTGGAAAGAGTATCTCCGGTATCAGAACTATGGATGGGATAAACAAGAGATGTTAGGTCCGAACGAATTGGGTACAAAGATGAGTCATCAGATATTCCTTTCCTATTTGAAGATGGCGATAGGTCTCCAAAATTTGAGATGGGGGAGTGAGATTTTAATAGTTTTAAAATTTCGACTGATAACTCTCCAAATAAGTTTATTGGTGCTTCCTCCGCAAAGTCTTCTGAAGAAATATCATTCGTATTCAGTCCATCATCGGCGAGATCGGCTTCGTTGCCCTTTTGTAAAGAATGGAGAGAACCATATGATTTTAGACTCATAATTAGTTGATCGACTGTTTCatcttttatctttcttGAATGCATAATAACTTTCGTTATCGTTTCATCATAAGGTTTAGAATCAAATATTGACGTAGAATCGTTCAAAGCATGATAACGTTGCAAAACGTATTTCAAAAAGTGGCTGTAGAACACAATCAAAGTGTTCCATTTGACATTGTCAAACAGTAACTGCTCATCATTTTCTCCCACTAATCGATCATAAGATTTTTTTAGGATATCGATGATCTCTTTTACCTcacctttcttttttagatCGTTCATATTATCCACAACGTAAAAGAAGAGAACAAACATAGCAGTAGAGAACTGATACATAACCTCGTTATACATATGCGCCTGGTAATTGATGCCTTGAAACAGCTGTAACATTTCTTTACTGGCGTTTAAGTATtgacttgaaaaaagaatgaataGCTGAGGAATATCATGGCGAGAACCTTTGTATAGGCGTTCGTTATCAATCAATAAGGATGTAGTCATCATGCTCAAAATCACTTTAGAATATAGCGCCCTAAAATGACAATTCAAAACACGAGAGCATGCAATCTCAAAACTTAAAGCCGGATTTTCTTGGGATTTTTGAGCGTAAAGTACCGATAAATACTGTTTATAACTTTTTAGTTTCATACTTACGTGCAAGTTGTCTCTCCAATTGTTCAAAGAATCATTGAGatctttgattttatcAAGCATGGCATCGAATGAAAGATCTAGAGTACTTCTGACAGCAAAACAAGTAGAGTATATTTTACTCTCAATACTAaccaattttgaaacataATATGATATGAAAAGGGATATGTGCtgacaaaaatttacaaCTACATTCAATGCAGAGTTGACATCAGTAATTTTATCGAGatcttcctttttatcAATAAGATCAGGTAGAATATTAGTTTTTATCACTTCATAATAATTTTGATCTGTTAGCATATCCATATCGCGTTCCCCCACAATAGGGGGTCTGGATAACATTAAAGAATATAGTTTATCTGTACAAAAACAATGCCACCacattcttcttctccttaTGGCTTCTTCAAAGTCTAGTGACTTGTAAGAGGATTTTCTATTTAATTCCATGTCAACCGCCAATCTAATCGCGGTTCCTAAAATACAATTTGCTAGTTCAGTATCGTAGGTAAGTTGAAAATATCGGTTCAGTAGTAATAAAGCTTGTAGTGTTCTTGTACCTGAACAGATGGTGGACAGCTtatgataataatacatGGCATTTAGTAAGGCAACgttttcgattttttttaactcTTGGGAGGTTGGATCATATCTATCTTTCCTTAGAAACTTTGAATCACCTCTTATAATTGATTGAGTGGCAGATGCACCCGAGCAGAGACACACgtttaataataaatgtTCAGGATATGTGAGTTTTTCGCCGCTTTCGCTGTAGTACTTTTCTGCTAAGTCTAGACATTCTTTTAACGATATTATACCAGTTACAGAGGATAATAAGGTAGCATGAAAATTCTCAAGAAGTCTCTTTGCTTGCTTTTTCGGAGGTAATGagtataatattatttcgCTGGAGAAGAAAGCCGGAGATGACAAATCcataaattttttcatttgagTTGCATACCATTTTAAAGATATGCTTAATATTTCGCTGATTGGAGAAAGAAACTCCTCATTGGACGCTTTCACTCCTAAACTTTGTTTGAACCAATAGAGTTTTTGAGCAGTTAAAAGTGCCGTAGAGTATATTTTTCTCGCTGGTTTGGGcaaattgttcttttccttGTATTTGCCTTCCTGCTTTTTAACAGCCTTGTCCAATAACCACTCAAGTCTAGCCACACTGTCAATAATGTAAGACATTTTTCtatccaatttttcaatctttgaattcatttttttgttaagattattttgaatattgGAGACTTTATCGATGATATTGCTTTCTAAGGGGGAATTACCGTTTAAAAGTTCAAACCTTCCACTGTTCGGTACTGAAGAAGACGCTACAGGATTGCTAATACTATTTGAGGTTTGAAGTGATTCCCCTGGTGTTGCATGATGTTTGATTtctaattttcttttcttcttaagAATCTCATCACGATGTTTGAAAGTGCAAGGCAACTGAAACTTAATACAGtttgaacattttttgGTCTGCTGGTCCACTTCATCACATctgatttttctttttcggcAATGGTCACAGGCCTTTGATACACGTTTCTTGAGATTTTTACCAGAGCCGCTCATATCATTACTGTTAGTGTGTTCCATCATCGTGCTGATGTCACGGTTCTGTTGTGTCTGAAATTGCGACTGATGCTCTGTTGGCGAGTATATTGTATTGGGATAAGCCACATTCATGGGGATATTTGGACCTATTGTACTACCTGTCATAAGGGTGTTTTCTCTGTTAGGCATCGTCATCAGTTGATCTGGCACAGGCATCGACCATATTTGAGTTTCAGGAACCAGACGTGGGGTACCAGTTTGATGGTTTACATTTGAAATGTCACTTCTACCGGTGATTTCATTGTTAAAAACCGCATTCATATTGCTTGCTGAGTTTGAAAACCCATTTGGGCTGTAATCTCCACCTTGATTTTCCATTATTTCAAACCGAAGATTTGGAGTGGAGAGTGCTGATTTCCTAAGTTGAATTAAAGTACGATAATAAGCTCCCTAAGacatttattcttttttcgaATTAAAGGCTTTTTATATAAAGCCATCTTTCATGTACGTAATTGGAGATTATACCAAAACCAAACAGGGTAAGAGATGTTTCTCTAATGAATAAAATAACAGTGTTACCTTAGCACAAGCCAATATTCAAAACACATGTGGTAGACCTTCTGTAATATTTATGTATATCTCCATAATCTTTCACCTACACAATCTCACTTATATTGCGGCTAACGTACATTgttaaatatatatgtatcTGTGTATTTGTTGTACCTCAGGGTGAGGGTCCCGCTTCCGTCTGTAGTCGGTATTCGTAAAGTAAAAGACAGAGCGAAGCTTATGTTCAAAGCTCGTCATGACTACTGGTATCTTCTAACTGGTCTTCTATGTGTGATAATAGGCTCAATTGTAGACGAATGattttcagtttttctttaacttcTTTACTCAAGTCATCTCCATTTTGCTTAATTAAAGCTTCTAGTCTTCgcctttccttttccagCCCATTCACGTCACCGTATAATTTAGATAAAGTATCAGAGTAGTATTCTTTACCAGCTTTACACAGAAGCTGTTGAGAACGTAATTCTTCATTGCAATTCCTAGAATCATCGAAAATATGTTCTATGAATCTTTCTTCTGTATCTTTACTTCTTACAGTATCGATAAAGTTGCTTAAACTCTTTAGGTTCCTACTCCCTTCAAAACGAACAACCCTAGACGTATCCAGTTGGTACTTAGGATTGTTGAACCACGTCTTGATTCTTTGCCATAGTCTTTCATGAAATTTCATAGACGACCAATCGAGCTTCGGAAGAACTAAGGGCTTAGTACGAGGTTTGACCAGTTCAATTATTGGAAATCCAGGCAAGTCGGTACATAAAGTTGGCCCGAAGAATTCACAGTTAACTTCAAGGAAGTTAATTGGGGTATCATCTTTATTAGCTTTTTTGGCGTATAGCTCACCAAGCTCTTCGTATACTGGGGCCAGAGTTTTACAATGTTGGCACCAAGAAGTGTAGTATTTTATCATTGTGTAAGAATCATTCCTATTGCAGATATCGAAGTACTGCTCAATCGACTTGACCATCGTGACAGCTTCACTGTAGGCCAACGCTGGTAAAATGACGACGCATGTTGATAATAcggaaaataaaaagccGTGCAATTTCATCTCCTTTGTGTTTTACTTTGCCGACGTACTTGCACTAGACTCGctgtgttttttttctgttgttTTGTTGTTATGCTGTTCTTTAGCTCAAAAAATTGGCCACTGTTCCCCGCTCTGTAAATTAATTGCTCttaaagaaacaaaaatgattaaaaaaaattagaaatatttgagATAATAAGAACATCATTCAGGTCGCCCATATTCACAATTATTTACAGACTGtattttaatgaagaatGTGTGCATAACTTGATGGTACCTATTCAATAtaaaatttgataaataaataatattataaaaatgtCTATGTAATTATTATAAAGCTCTAGAGTATGTATGAGTTGTTACACATAGCATTCCAATGAGTActtgcttttttcttcgttcTTTAGACATTTCAGAAGAATATTCTTTATCTTGTCATTGTTACTGCAACTACTATTATAGTattattagtattattGTTGGTATTGTTACTATATATTTACGCTTAAAAACTCCAAATTCAGACCCCAAAATATAATTTAAATAAACATTATCATTTCCCCTCATTCCCGTTGACCTCATGAACTAGCGGTGAATTATGTACTTTTCTTCTGTATTCTAGAACTATGTCACCCTGAGATTTCCAGTAAAGTGTTCTAACGGTATTTAAAGTCATATCGTTATCAAGCACTTGGCCCCTACATAGTAGATCCAACCAAAGACTAGGTTCCATTTTTGCTTTCATTTCAGGAGTTTTCGTTTCAAATCTGTCAGCGACGTAAagtttaatttttttcacccTAATCATTCCAGGCGCAACCAGCTTGACATTCGCCTCAGAGATTCTCGGTAAATCTGTGGGGTTTAACTCCTGCTCGCTGGTCTTCGGACGGCCAAACTTTAGCATATTATGGAACTGTTGCTGTGTTGATGGGGAAACGGCTTCATTACCATTTCCAAGGCTGCTATCGCTACTATCGTTGCCAGAAGATTCTGTGGTATCTGATGCACTAATaaacttcttcttgttttcattGCCAGCTGCCTCACTCCCACCAACAGAAGACCATGGCATGATTAAGAAGTTCAACTTTGGTTGCTCTTCCACCGTCTTAATATCTCTAAATAAAGCTTTTGCAAACCAGTAGGGCAAATTTTCCTCCAATTGCTCAAAAATTTGCCTTCTGTTGAGTCTGCTTCCTAACTCGCCATCAATAAGATCATATTTTCCTAATTTGTCATCATCTACAGCTTGAAGGTCtacttcttcatcatctggCGGTTtggaattttctttgccgCCGCTGACGGTTTCATTATCGACATGAGATGGCGGTAATAGGGTGGAAAATAATACCCTGCCACCACATGAGCCTTCCTTCCAAAGATGGACCAAAACTAACGTGGCAGATTTTACTCTAATAATTGGACATGAACTAGCCTTGATTATCTTGGTGACTGGAAGCCTCTTCGTCAGGTATTTTAGAGAAGAAGTATTCATATATTGTTGCTTGTAAGACTCTTGAATTTGCTCCAGTAAATCGGGCATGAACTCaggcttcttcttttcgttGCCTTCCAAGGTTGACGTGGAATTCGCCCTTGAGTTTTCAGATGATCTTAGTTTGTTATGAGTGTTGTTACTCGGTAAATCTTGTGATGAAATAGCGGATAGTTTTTGCTCTAGCTTGAAAGGATGATTCCATAACATAGATTCTGGAGTTGCATCCTTAGACTGCTGAGTTGTATTGATAGCTTGAGGGAAGGCCGAGTCATCATTAATAACGTGCGGAGTATCTGGCAGAATTCCTTTGGGCTCCTCTGGAGTGTTTAACCCTGTTGTGGCACGACCAGAAGTAGACCTAAATGATTTGAACTTTCTACTTAACAAGGAGCCAGAGCTCTGCGTTCTAAAATATGGCTTTTTGGATGCAGGCAATGGTTGCACGAGTTCTAAAGAGTCATCTATTGCTTTATCAGAAGCTGACTGCAACAATGGTTGTTCTTCTAATACTATAGTCTCTGCCATTACCGGGGTTGCAGGTGCCGAATTTGGTGGAGTTCCACTGCTGTTGGTATTTCCAATGGACAGAGTTGAACTAATTTTGAAGGTtgattttctctttttatctttattattcttttttgattcaCTGTTATATCCCGTATCCAAGGTTAATGAATTGGTTAagtcttttttcttcaaactaaaaattttcttccttaaAAGTTTATCCTTTTGGACTTCATATGATATGAACTCATTGAAAAGCGAATTAATAACAATTTTACCCAAATTATATCTCTCATCTGAGttaatttcaatattgTTCACAACCTGATAATCCTTTAGCGCGGATCCATAAACTTCAgttttcagaaattttggGTTTATTTTTACGAACAGCATACCGACCTTAACGGAAACAGTACACCAATGAGATAGAATTTCCTTTGAGGTGTATTTCATTACAATATCATCAAATGAACCTTCTGATGAATCAAAAGTATTCAAAAGCTCACATGAAACGATATCCCATCTCTGCATTTGGCCTTTAGTGTTTTCCGTTATTACATGCCTCCTGTTGGTTAGCAGTGAGCTTCTGGTCAGTGCGAACCCACCTTCGTTGACACTGAAATGGTTATTAGTTAAATCGAGCACGTTTAGATTTGAGTCAgtacaaaaagaaaacaacaatttttcattaggTAAAAGGGCAATATCAAGGATACcaccatatttttttactttcgCATCTGTAGTTGATATATTTTGCTCTTCGTGTTCatggtgatgatgatgatggtggTGATGATCAGGCTTGAAAATTCTTGTAAGTTTAGCATCTTCATAACTGGATAAGTTTGCTCTCATAACATTGCCCTGAGAGTCACCAAAATACAACTTATCAAGGCTCGTTCCTTGGACACACCATATGGAAGAATCCCAGGACCAAgatccaatttttttgggaAGCTGAAGGGCACCAGTAGTCTGATCATGCCTACAATTCAAGTCCCATACATTTATTACACCATCTGAGCTGGTACTGATTAGTCGTGTGGAGTCATCAAGAGTTCTTACTa
This window contains:
- the HAL9 gene encoding Hal9p (Transcription factor containing a zinc finger; overexpression increases salt tolerance through increased expression of the ENA1 (Na+/Li+ extrusion pump) gene while gene disruption decreases both salt tolerance and ENA1 expression; HAL9 has a paralog, TBS1, that arose from the whole genome duplication), which codes for MENQGGDYSPNGFSNSASNMNAVFNNEITGRSDISNVNHQTGTPRLVPETQIWSMPVPDQLMTMPNRENTLMTGSTIGPNIPMNVAYPNTIYSPTEHQSQFQTQQNRDISTMMEHTNSNDMSGSGKNLKKRVSKACDHCRKRKIRCDEVDQQTKKCSNCIKFQLPCTFKHRDEILKKKRKLEIKHHATPGESLQTSNSISNPVASSSVPNSGRFELLNGNSPLESNIIDKVSNIQNNLNKKMNSKIEKLDRKMSYIIDSVARLEWLLDKAVKKQEGKYKEKNNLPKPARKIYSTALLTAQKLYWFKQSLGVKASNEEFLSPISEILSISLKWYATQMKKFMDLSSPAFFSSEIILYSLPPKKQAKRLLENFHATLLSSVTGIISLKECLDLAEKYYSESGEKLTYPEHLLLNVCLCSGASATQSIIRGDSKFLRKDRYDPTSQELKKIENVALLNAMYYYHKLSTICSGTRTLQALLLLNRYFQLTYDTELANCILGTAIRLAVDMELNRKSSYKSLDFEEAIRRRRMWWHCFCTDKLYSLMLSRPPIVGERDMDMLTDQNYYEVIKTNILPDLIDKKEDLDKITDVNSALNVVVNFCQHISLFISYYVSKLVSIESKIYSTCFAVRSTLDLSFDAMLDKIKDLNDSLNNWRDNLHVSMKLKSYKQYLSVLYAQKSQENPALSFEIACSRVLNCHFRALYSKVILSMMTTSLLIDNERLYKGSRHDIPQLFILFSSQYLNASKEMLQLFQGINYQAHMYNEVMYQFSTAMFVLFFYVVDNMNDLKKKGEVKEIIDILKKSYDRLVGENDEQLLFDNVKWNTLIVFYSHFLKYVLQRYHALNDSTSIFDSKPYDETITKVIMHSRKIKDETVDQLIMSLKSYGSLHSLQKGNEADLADDGLNTNDISSEDFAEEAPINLFGELSVEILKLLKSHSPISNFGDLSPSSNRKGISDDSSLYPIRSDLTSLVYPIHSSDTGDTLSSGLETPENSNFNSDSGIKEDFEAFRALLPLGKLIYDRDYSFVNTFRDYE
- the MPD2 gene encoding protein disulfide isomerase MPD2 (Member of the protein disulfide isomerase (PDI) family; exhibits chaperone activity; overexpression suppresses the lethality of a pdi1 deletion but does not complement all Pdi1p functions; undergoes oxidation by Ero1p), giving the protein MKLHGFLFSVLSTCVVILPALAYSEAVTMVKSIEQYFDICNRNDSYTMIKYYTSWCQHCKTLAPVYEELGELYAKKANKDDTPINFLEVNCEFFGPTLCTDLPGFPIIELVKPRTKPLVLPKLDWSSMKFHERLWQRIKTWFNNPKYQLDTSRVVRFEGSRNLKSLSNFIDTVRSKDTEERFIEHIFDDSRNCNEELRSQQLLCKAGKEYYSDTLSKLYGDVNGLEKERRRLEALIKQNGDDLSKEVKEKLKIIRLQLSLLSHIEDQLEDTSSHDEL